The bacterium genome contains a region encoding:
- a CDS encoding ankyrin repeat domain-containing protein produces the protein MPNKRLAICIVTVFILFIFTVKGQSQTFKNIYEAAEKGSVTDVEKFLKRGVKINEKDKEGTTPLHIAAFEGKIETVVMLVNKGAEIDVRNLKGETPLYKTALLGQTEAAKILIEKGADVNTKDINAGTPLHRASSWGHTAIAKMFIEKGADVNAKDRYGWTPLHYAATWNRVEVARMLIEKGTDVNERNMRGETPLYRAAYSDNCLDTAIFLIEKGADVNLPDNRKKTPFYVSAYGRRAPKVNELLKKHGGKNF, from the coding sequence ATGCCAAATAAAAGGTTAGCTATATGTATAGTAACAGTCTTTATTTTATTTATTTTTACGGTTAAGGGGCAATCTCAAACCTTTAAAAATATTTATGAAGCGGCAGAAAAAGGAAGTGTGACAGATGTTGAAAAGTTTCTTAAGAGAGGAGTAAAAATCAATGAGAAAGATAAAGAAGGTACAACACCTCTCCACATAGCTGCCTTTGAAGGCAAAATTGAAACAGTTGTTATGCTTGTAAATAAAGGTGCTGAGATAGATGTGAGAAATTTGAAAGGTGAAACTCCTCTTTATAAAACAGCCCTACTTGGACAGACAGAAGCAGCAAAAATACTTATTGAAAAAGGAGCAGATGTAAACACAAAAGATATAAACGCAGGCACCCCTCTACACAGAGCTTCTTCTTGGGGTCATACTGCAATAGCAAAAATGTTTATTGAAAAGGGGGCAGATGTAAACGCAAAAGATAGGTATGGATGGACGCCTCTACACTATGCCGCAACATGGAACCGAGTAGAGGTAGCTCGTATGCTTATTGAGAAAGGGACAGATGTAAATGAAAGAAATATGCGAGGCGAGACCCCTCTTTATAGGGCGGCTTATAGTGACAACTGTCTTGATACAGCGATTTTTCTAATCGAAAAAGGAGCAGATGTAAATTTGCCTGACAACAGAAAAAAAACACCGTTTTACGTATCAGCGTATGGAAGAAGGGCACCTAAAGTAAACGAACTCCTAAAAAAACACGGAGGTAAAAACTTTTAA